Proteins encoded within one genomic window of Trichoderma asperellum chromosome 2, complete sequence:
- a CDS encoding uncharacterized protein (EggNog:ENOG41), with the protein MPPRSTLTSSFSITDSQNEVVCPLRNQDGSSCRKRCIGEKRYRSMQEHIRRAHPEHYISKLPATEESFLLMINTPAQDRRQDGTPTTAASSFHDRHSFYRDESSNPGTPRHGDDQPLPGTSSILGTASAAAALADLKRESDMEGYYSDLDARRRPRKSIELPPINFNNITSDPFSNRPREILPSLLNVSPPGRSSTLPPLQRPLGPSRPRKQSVSKKSRESHHKKKPSRGSAADWLRRIQNEERIGPGGRDRKALSAEPSADYGKRWEDLIDAADQAASAAGDVNEDRTPMPQSPVSIHRSSLPPFSHPQFHSASNNYQASPLQQALTPPSYNQDVIEPFPSVESGESGENFHIGSRGLPDSSPTYNSQNIQIYCAACHGISLLKNSYACTECICGLCSSCVEVLMSEHGARRKCPRCATIGGRYKPFQLDIR; encoded by the exons ATGCCTCCGAGATCTACCTTGACATCGTCCTTCTCCATCACAGACTCTCAAAATGAGGTTGTCTGTCCGCTCCGAAACCAAGACGGCTCAAGCTGTCGCAAACGATGCATCGGC GAAAAGAGATACCGCTCCATGCAGGAGCATATTCGCCGTGCGCATCCTGAGCACTACATCTCCAAGCTCCCCGCCACCGAGGAGAGCTTCCTGCTCATGATTAACACCCCGGCACAAGACCGCCGCCAGGATGGAACGCCAACAACAGCCGCCTCGA GTTTCCATGACCGCCATTCATTCTATAGGGACGAATCGAGCAATCCCGGGACGCCGCGGCACGGAGACGACCAGCCACTGCCCGGTACCAGCTCCATTCTCGGAACTGCcagtgcagcagctgccCTGGCTGATTTGAAGAGGGAATCAGACATGGAG GGATATTATTCCGACCTGGACGCTCGGCGCAGGCCTAGAAAGTCTATTGAACTGCCGCCCATCAATTTCAACAACATAACGAGCGACCCGTTTTCCAACCGGCCTCGCGAAATTCTGCCTTCCCTTCTGAACGTGTCACCACCCGGGCGATCCTCTACTTTGCCTCCACTCCAACGCCCCTTGGGACCGAGCCGGCCTCGCAAGCAGTCTGTATCAAAGAAGAGTCGAGAATCCcaccacaagaagaagccctCACGTGGCTCGGCCGCAGATTGGCTACGGCGTATCCAGAACGAAGAGCGCATCGGGCCCGGCGGCCGCGATAGAAAAGCTCTGTCTGCCGAGCCTTCCGCTGACTATGGCAAACGCTGGGAGGATCTAATTGATGCGGCAGACCAGGCTGCGTCCGCCGCAGGCGACGTGAACGAAGACCGCACTCCG ATGCCTCAATCCCCAGTCTCCATCCACCGGTCATCACTGCCTCCCTTTAGCCACCCTCAATTCCACTCCGCCAGCAACAACTACCAAGCTTCTCCCTTGCAGCAAGCTCTGACGCCGCCCTCATACAACCAGGACGTGATTGAACCTTTCCCGTCCGTTGAGAGCGGCGAAAGCGGAGAGAACTTCCACATTGGGTCTCGTGGCCTGCCCGACTCCTCCCCGACCTACAACTCACAAAACATCCAAATCTACTGTGCTGCCTGCCATGGAATTTCCTTACTCAAGAATTCGTATGCGTGCACTGAATGCATCTGTGGACTGTGTTCGAGCTGCGTCGAGGTTCTCATGTCTGAACACGGAGCTCGGAGGAAGTGCCCTCGCTGTGCCACAATCGGTGGCCGGTATAAGCCCTTCCAGCTGGACATCAGATAA